A stretch of DNA from Candidatus Woesearchaeota archaeon:
TACATTAAAGGAAAAACCTATGAAGAATTCTTTAGCGATACACTAGGCTTTAGATTTCAAAAGGAAATAAAAGAAACACTAAGCAAAATATATCCGGTAAAAACCTTCGAAATAAGAAGAACACATTTAGAGCCAGATACTGTAAAGCCAACGCTAAATCCTGACACTTTAAAAGAAATCCAAGTCAGGGCTGCACCGAAAAAAATAAAGAAAAAACAAGAGCCAGAAAAGGACGAAAATACTAAAGAAGATACAAAGACTGGAGATGAGTTGGAAGAAGAAACACAAGATGCGGATGAGGAACAAGAAGACGAAACTCTCGAAGAAAACGATGAAGACGCGATGGAAACAAAAGAAAATGAACTTGAGGGTCAAGAAGAAAATAAGGAAGAAGAAGGAGACGAAGACAACCCTAAAAATTGAGCCTTAACAATTTTATTTTTTTCGTACGAAAACCAGAGATATTTATCTTTTAAGAGGGGTTCGTAAGGCGTCTTACTTCGTATGTTCAAAAATTTGCGATTAAGAAACAATCGTTAAAGCTCCGCCTTTTAAGGGAGGAAAGATTGTTTCAGCAAATTTTTATTACTTAAAAGATTATTTTCAATGATAAAAATGCTAGAATTAAATTATGATTTGGAAAAAGAAAACATAATAAAAAGAATAAAAGAAGAACAAGCAAAACTAATTCTTCTTCACTTACCGGACGGCCTAAAACCTAAAGCAAAAGAACTACAAGAATTAATAAAGAGAGAAACAGATGCAGAAGTACTAATCTGGGGAGGCTCGAATTTTGGAGCTTGTGATTTGCCAATAGATACTCAAAGAATAGGTGTAGATTTAATAATTCATTTTGGACATAGCGCTTGGCTAAGTTAAAAAAGCAAATATTTATATATTTTTATCATTTCTCAGTTGTAAAATGACGAAAATTCCTCTAACTTTATATGAACTTGACAACGCATTAAATTACATATACAATTCTTCAGAAAGAAGCGATTTAGATGAATATGAAGATATGCCTAAAGATGCCGAACATTTAGGAAATATATTAAACAAGACATCTGCAATACTAAATACAGAGGTTAAAGTCGTAGATGGGAGCTACAAAGTAACGCCGACTGCTAAGGACATAACTTATGAATTTGAAATAAACTATAAAATAAACTTAAAAGGAAAAAATTCAAAATCTGCACTTAATAAAACGAAAATACAAATCTCAATACCTTTCAATGGAGACATAGACGAAGTAAAATATAACGGAATATCTTCTGAATATGTGCTTGAACTTTTTAAAAAAGATTAAAATTTCTTTAAAAACACCATCATTCAAACTTTTTTACAGATATCAAACACACTAAAATATAACTATTATACTAAAAAAAACAAGACTTATACTTCCAATTTTATAAAGAACTTGTTCAAATAAATACTAAACACTCTTTAAATACAAAAACACATTTAAAGAAGATAAAGGCCTCAAATTTTAGATTCAATAAAATTTTTGATTTTATCTAAAATAATATCGACATGTTTATGAATAAATTTATTAGCGCCTACAGTATTTAACTTCTTAGCATCCTCAATAGAAAATAATTCTGCCCCCGAACCCTCTAAAACAACAAAGTTTTTCAACTTATCACCTAAAGGACAAACAAACATAGCATTAATAGCTCTGATTCCCTCAATCTCAAAATCCATATAATCAACAAAATTAACTTCACTCAGATCTAAATCAAAATCTAATTCTTCCTTAACTTCCCTTACTAACGCATCTTTGAAATTTTCTTCTCTTTCTAAAGAACCACCAAAAAAACCCCAATTTTCACCAAATTTACTATGGTTTCTTCTATCCTGCAACAAAATTCTTTTTTTATCATCAAAAAAAACAATTAAAGATTTCTTTTTAATCTCCATAAATTAAAAAAAACAATTGATATTTAAAAACATTTTGCATACAAACTTTTTTAAAGACAAATCAAAAACTTAAGAAACATGCACGATTTAATAATAACTGAAAAACCATCAGCAGCAAAAAAAATAGCTGAAGCTCTAGCTGACGGAAAACCAGTAGTTGAAAAAACAAATGGTGTGTCTGTGTTTAAATTATCGCACAAAAAAAAAGACATAGTAGTCGTATCTGCAGTCGGTCACTTATATTCTCTAACAGAAAAACAAAAATCATTCACATATCCTTCCTATGATATAGAGTGGAAACCTGCAGCGGATGTTGATAAAGGCGCAGCTCATTCAAGAAAATACTTAAATATCATAAAAAAAGAAGCAAAATCCGCAAACTCATTTACGGTAGCATGTGATTATGATATAGAAGGAGAAGTCATAGGGCTTAACGTAATAAGATACACGTGTAACCAAAAAGATGCTAGCAGAATGAAATTCTCCACGCTAACAAAACCAGATCTTGTAAAAGCATACGAAAATAAATTTAAAAATATAGACTGGGGACAAGCACTAGCAGGTGAAACTAGGCATTTTTTAGACTGGCTTTATGGTATAAACATATCTCGAGCTTTAACACTGGCAATGAAAGAAGCTGGAAGATTTAAAATAATGAGTTCAGGACGAGTTCAAGGGCCCGCACTAAAAATAATAGTAGATAAAGAAAAAGAAATCAAAGCTTTCAAACCAGAACCCTATTGGCAAATAACATTATTAACAGAAAAAGACAAGAAAAAAATAGAAGCCTTACACAAAACAGAAAAATTCTGGAAAGAAGAGGAAGCAACTAAAATATATGAAAAAGTAAAAAACGAAAAAACAACAAAAATAAAAGACATACAAAAAAGAAAATTTAATCAAGCACCCCCAACACCATTTAATCTTGGAGATTTACAAACAGAAGCGTATCGCTTGTTCAAAATACAACCAAAACAAACTTTACAAATCGCACAAAACCTTTATCTAGCAGGAGTTACTTCGTATCCAAGAACATCATCTCAACAACTACCTTCAGAACTCGGATACAATAAATTATTGTCAACAATCGCAAAAAATCCAATATATAAACTAGCTGTAGAAAAATTACTTGCACAAAAAAATAATTTAAAACCAAACAACGGAAAAAAAACAGATCCTGCTCACCCAGCAATATACCCTACAGGAACAATGCCTAAAGAGCTGAAAGGACAAGAAAGCAAAGTTTACGACCTAATAGTAAAAAGGTTCATATCAACATTCGCAGAACCTGCAGAAAGAGAAACTGCAACGATAATATTTGATATAAAGGAAGAAGAGTTCATAGGAAAAGGCACAATAACAACTCATAAAGGATGGCATGATTACTATGCGCCATATGTAAGGCTAAAAGAAGAAGAGATTCCACAATTTAAAATTGGAGAAGAAGCAAAAACTAAAAAAATCATATTGGACCAAAAAGAAACACAACCACCAAAAAGATACACTCCCTCAAGCATAATAACTGAATTAGAAAAAAGAGGACTTGGAACAAAAGCAACAAGAGCAGACATAGTAGAAAATTTATTTAAAAGAGGATATGTGAAAGACAAAAGTATTGAAGCAACAGAAATAGGCATAGAAGTTGAAGAAATATTAGAAAAATATGTTCCTGAATTATTAGATGAAGAATTTACAAGAAACATAGAAGAAGAAATGGAACTGATAAGAGAAAACAAAAGCACACAAAATAAAATTTTAGAAAAAGCAAAAAAACATTTAGACAAAATATTAAGTCATTTCAAAAAACAAGAAGGGAAAGTAGGAGAAGAACTTGTAACTGCAAACCAAGAAGCGCAAGATTCTGCAAACACATTAGGTCCTTGCCCAGAATGCAAACAAGGAACAATAATGATAAAGCGTGGCAAATTCGGTATGTTTGCAGCATGCAATAAATACCCTGACTGTAAAACCACTTTTAATTTACCAAAAAATGGAGCAACACAACCAACAGATAAAATATCTGAAACAGGGTACCCTATAATACGCGTAATAAGACAAGGAAAATCACCTATAGAACTTTCTCTTAATCCTGAAGATAACATGAAAGACATACCAGAAGAAAAAAAGGAAGAAATGAAACAAATAAAAGAAGGAAAAAGCAAAAAACCATGTCCTGAATGCGGAAAACCACTTGTTGTAAGAACTGCAATATATGGAGACTTCGTAGCATGTTCTGGATTTCCCAAATGTAAATATACGGAAGCAACAACGCCTCAATTCAAAGATAAAAAATCTGAAGAAAACCAAGAAAATTAGTTCTTAAAACAGCACAATTCTTAAATTACGGTCTTTACATACTAAAACCAGAAAGATTCACATTTTAAGATGGGGATGGATTGTTTCATCAATTTTTTTTACGTTTTCAAAATGATTTAACTATAAATAATACTATGAATATTAAGATTGCTTGATTTCATAAACAGCTTTAGGGCAAGCAATGCCTCTTTGAGCTTTGAATTCATAGCACATAACTGTCGAAAATTCTTCATTTACAAAAGTAACCATTCTAGTAAACGTTCCAGAAGTATAAAAATCATCGAATTGATCAACAACATACAAATATTCTTCATCATAAGCATAAACGCTAGGTCCGCCATCATAAAAAATCTGTGTTGCTTCATCCCTAGTAACTTCTTCATACATATTCTGATTAAAATTTTCAAAAGAACAATACTCAAAACAAATATCCTTAGGATCCAATTCAAAACAATCGCTATCAGAACTTACATTGCAACCGTTAGGACAATAATTATCGTCATTATAACAATTTACGATTTTAGGAAATTCACATTTGCCCGCAGTACATTTATTTTTAGTTGATGGATCTTCATCATCACAATCACGAAAAAAGTCGCATTCTTTTACACAATCACTATCAGATAATTCCTCTTTAATATGGCTCGTACTTGGATAACAACCTTCAGCGCATACACCGTCGTCATCAACACACAAATCAACTAATTCATAAACGCATTTATTTTTGATACACTCATCATTGGTATTTGATTTTTTATCATCACAATCAGCATCAAAACAACATTCATAATTAACACATTCTCCATTTTTAACAAATTGACAAGAACCACAAGTTAATTCAACACATTTAGTGTCATCACAAAACTCACCAGAAGCACAATCAGAATTTGAACAACAATAACCATTTTCTCCACAAATAGGATCTAGCATTTCGTCTTTAATATCACTCGTTAGATTCTTAGCAGTTACGTCATCTTCGAAGTTTTCATTTGAATCACTTTGAGAGCAAGAAATAAAAACAAACAAAGCAACAATAATCAAAAAAATTAAAAAAATCCTTTTCATACTAAGAAATATTTAATAATATATATAAAGTTTTTCTAATTTATTTCTTTTTCAAACTTATCTTTGCAAGAACCATGTTGTGCATTCTTTGAAGGAACTGCTGTTTATCCTCCATTTTCATAATATCTCCATATCCCATACTAATAAGATTAAAAGCGAAAGGGCTCGGAATTTCTGTATGTACTTCTTTTATTACAATTTTTCCAGATTGCAATTCTTCAATGACTTTTTTTGCATGGTTAATATCCATTAAATCTTCAAGAACTTCCCTTCTTGCTTCTCTTAATATTATGAAATCGTTATCAATTCTTTTCACAGAACTTAACAACAATCTGGAACTTAACTGTTGTTTACCAACACTTTTACTTCTTCCTTTATAATTTCTAAGAATCATTAAAGACCTCGCAGCACAATGTCTAAATCTTCTTCCTAAAACTTCTGTTTTATCAAGAGCTTGTTTCATTATTTCATCTAAATGTTCAACCTTTAACAAGTTTAAGGCTCTGGAAACTTGAACGCTACGCGCAGGAGGGACTCTCAAATAAAAACCATTATCAGAAATATTAAGTTCTACATCCTTGCCTTGTAATTTGCTTACTATAAATGCCATAGCTCTACTTAGAACATCATTAGTTCTTCTACCATAAAGAGTGTGAAAAATAATATACTTATCAGAACCATCATTGTAATGTTCTATAACTAATTTCTTATCATTGGGTATTTCAGAAAAATAATATTGTTCTTTAAAATATTCATAAATACTATTAGCTCCAAATTTATCTACATATAAATAATCGTTAATAAACTTAATAATTTCTGTTTTGTTAGAACCACCATTAAAATGCTCTTCCATATATCTCCTGAATTTTTGAATTTCCATAGCTAAATCAAAACTTAAAGGCAACATTTCTGAATACCACGAAGGTACTGTGGGAGGCCTGTTCACAGAGGATTCTACAAAAGCTGTTAAACCCTGCGC
This window harbors:
- the topA gene encoding DNA topoisomerase I is translated as MHDLIITEKPSAAKKIAEALADGKPVVEKTNGVSVFKLSHKKKDIVVVSAVGHLYSLTEKQKSFTYPSYDIEWKPAADVDKGAAHSRKYLNIIKKEAKSANSFTVACDYDIEGEVIGLNVIRYTCNQKDASRMKFSTLTKPDLVKAYENKFKNIDWGQALAGETRHFLDWLYGINISRALTLAMKEAGRFKIMSSGRVQGPALKIIVDKEKEIKAFKPEPYWQITLLTEKDKKKIEALHKTEKFWKEEEATKIYEKVKNEKTTKIKDIQKRKFNQAPPTPFNLGDLQTEAYRLFKIQPKQTLQIAQNLYLAGVTSYPRTSSQQLPSELGYNKLLSTIAKNPIYKLAVEKLLAQKNNLKPNNGKKTDPAHPAIYPTGTMPKELKGQESKVYDLIVKRFISTFAEPAERETATIIFDIKEEEFIGKGTITTHKGWHDYYAPYVRLKEEEIPQFKIGEEAKTKKIILDQKETQPPKRYTPSSIITELEKRGLGTKATRADIVENLFKRGYVKDKSIEATEIGIEVEEILEKYVPELLDEEFTRNIEEEMELIRENKSTQNKILEKAKKHLDKILSHFKKQEGKVGEELVTANQEAQDSANTLGPCPECKQGTIMIKRGKFGMFAACNKYPDCKTTFNLPKNGATQPTDKISETGYPIIRVIRQGKSPIELSLNPEDNMKDIPEEKKEEMKQIKEGKSKKPCPECGKPLVVRTAIYGDFVACSGFPKCKYTEATTPQFKDKKSEENQEN
- a CDS encoding diphthamide synthesis protein encodes the protein MIKMLELNYDLEKENIIKRIKEEQAKLILLHLPDGLKPKAKELQELIKRETDAEVLIWGGSNFGACDLPIDTQRIGVDLIIHFGHSAWLS
- a CDS encoding NUDIX hydrolase, with amino-acid sequence MEIKKKSLIVFFDDKKRILLQDRRNHSKFGENWGFFGGSLEREENFKDALVREVKEELDFDLDLSEVNFVDYMDFEIEGIRAINAMFVCPLGDKLKNFVVLEGSGAELFSIEDAKKLNTVGANKFIHKHVDIILDKIKNFIESKI